ATGCCCAGCGCACGGGCCAGGATCGCGGTGTGCGAGGTCGGGCCGCCCTCCTCGGTGACCAGGGCGAGCACCTTGGCCGGGTCGAGGCCGGCGGTGTCGGCGGGGGCGAGGTCGCGGGCGACCAGGACGCTCGGCGAGGCCAGGTCGGGCACGCCGGGCGGGGCCACGCCGAGGAGCTCGGCGACCAGGCGGTCCCGGACGTCCTGCACGTCCCGGGCGCGTTCGGCCATGTAGCCACCGGCGGCTTCGAGCGCCGTGATGAACCCGGCGGCGGCTTGGTGCACGGCACGCGCGGCAGGCAGCTGCTGCTCGGCGACGAGCTTCTCCGCCTGGCCGAGCAGCGCCGGGTCGGCGGCCATCGCGGCGGTGGTCTCCAGGACGGCCTTCGCGTCCCCGGTCGCGCGGGCGGCGCGGTCGAACAGCCGCTCGGCGACGACGTCCGCAGCCGGCCGGATGCGCGCGGCCTCCGCCGCCACGTCGGTGGGCACGGGCTCGGCCGGTGGCTCGCCGAGCGGTTCGGCCACCCGCACCACGGGCCCGGAGGCCCGACCGGAACTCACACCGACACCGCTCAGCCGCGCGCTCGACATGGTCTAGACCATACCCTTCGAGTCGGGGGGACGTGAACCAGCCAACGCCACTACCGGCCAGTCCGCTACCGCAGGAAACGGAGTCTTAACCCGTCGAGCGAGCAGTTCACGCCGGCGGTCCGGTACAGCGCGACCCCCACGGCTGGGCAGTGCCGTGGGGGTCGCGGGTGCGCCGGGTGCGGTCCGCGGCGGGAGGTGGGCGCGGAGGACTCGGCGCGGGGGTCGTCGTGCCGGGGGTAACCGGAACGACGAGCGCGGATCGGTGAGCGGTGCCGGGGCTGCCTAGAACGGCACGCCGCAGCGGAGCAGGACGTTCGCGTACGGGGTCGCCTCGCCGGTCCGCACGACCAGGCGGGCGCCGGCCGTTCTCGCCTTCAGGTCTTCGTGGCTGATCCGGTCGATCAGCGGCAGTCGGTCGGCCAGCGCCCGGGCGCACGCGGGGTTGCGGTCGTCCAACTCCGCCGCGACCACCGCGCGCTCGACCACCAGTTCCGCCAGCAGGCCGTCCACGACCTGCAGGAAGCTCGGCACCCCGAACGTGAAGGCCAGGTCGACGACCACCGGACCCGCCGGGATGGGCAGGCCG
This DNA window, taken from Saccharothrix variisporea, encodes the following:
- the rbsD gene encoding D-ribose pyranase, with translation MRRTGILHAELNAELSRLGHTDEVVVADCGLPIPAGPVVVDLAFTFGVPSFLQVVDGLLAELVVERAVVAAELDDRNPACARALADRLPLIDRISHEDLKARTAGARLVVRTGEATPYANVLLRCGVPF